From the Theropithecus gelada isolate Dixy chromosome 16, Tgel_1.0, whole genome shotgun sequence genome, the window tatttttacaatgaaagCTCATCTATGAATCTCATAAAGGCCTTCCTTTAACTGGAGACGATTTGGGATGTTGCAAAACAAGGTTTGGGAAGCCCATCTACGGACTGGTTTTGTCTCCAAGTCTGTCCCTGCCAAAAGCCATCAACAGTCTCCATCACCCCTGGGCTCCAGTCTGCTACCCCCAGACTTGGCAGCTGGGATCTCTCCTTCCTAGTTCATAGTTCTCATTCCCACCCCTCAGCGATGGAGTTAGAGTTCCAGACCCACGCGGTGAACGAGATTGTGAGTGTCAAGAGGGAATACGTAGTTTATGATCTGAAGACCCAAGTCCCACCCCAGCAGCTGGTGCCCTGCTTCCAGGTGAAGGTGAGTCAAGTCGGGAGGAGACCAACAGAGGCCTGctggaggtgggtgggggtgaGGATGCAGGGCCAGAGGCCAAGCCCCATGCCCCCACTGcccacctccttcctcccactGGAAGGCCCTGGCTTTTCCCCTTCCAGATGAGCCTGAAGAACACGGCACTCAAGTCCATCATCGCTCTCTTGGTGCCTGCAGAGGCGCTGCTGCTGGCTGACGTGTGCGGGGGGCTGCTGCCCCTCCGGGCCATTGAGCGCATAGGCTACAAGGTGACATTGCTGCTGGGCTACCTCGTCTTCCACTCCTCCCTGGTGCAGGCCctgcccagctcctcctcctgcaACCCACTGCTCAGTAAGCCCTGCTACCTCACCCAGCCTGCCGTTTCTCCCCCGTCACCCAAAGCTGCTCAGCTTGCTGAGGGACGGGCCCCTGAGCATCTCCCCGTGCCCTGCCTCCCCCAGTTTACTACTTCAccatcctgctgctgctgctcttccTCAGCACCATGGAGACTGTGCTGCTGGCTGGGCTGCTGGCCCGGAGCAGCCTTGGGGCCAAaagcagccccagcccagccccaagAGGGGAACAGCAAGAGCATGGCAACCCAGGGCCTCATCCTGAaggtgggcaggggctggggggtAAGGAATGAGGCCTAGGTGCATACCTAGGGCTGGGGTGAGGGTGCGGGGGGTTCAGGCGTGCATAGAAGCTCCTTGCATCTACCCTGCTGGCTCTCCTATCCCTGGTCTCCACCATGTCCTCCTCCCTTAGAAGAAACAGGTCTGGGGCAGGGAGCAAGCTTAGCCTCCCTGACGTCCCAGGTGACCTCAATCCCCTGATAACCCACACCTTGCACAGCCTAAGAGGGTGTTTCTTTAACTGAAGATGGCCTGAAATGGGCCAGACCCAAATTTTCATCAGCTGAGAATCTAAGAAAGGGAGAGATACAAGCTGATGACCCCTGTGGTTCACTCTTCTGCTCATGTTGGGGGGACCTTGAAGAACAGCTCCTTTCCCTGTATCTCTCCCCACAGAGTCCCCCAGAGGAGTAAAGGGGTCACAGAGAAGCTGGCCTGAGACTGCTGACCGCATCTTCTTCCTCGTGTATGTGGTTGGGGTGCTATGCAGCCAATTCATCTTCGCTGGAATCTGGATGTGGGCAGCGTGCAAGTCTGGCCCAGCCCCTGGAGAGGCTGCACCCCATGGCAGGCGGCCTAGACCGTaacagggcagggcctgggctgcACACCTGAGGATGAAGTTTGCTTTCCCATGGCTGGGGGAGGGCCATGGCAGGGTCTCTGGATGAAGCCAGGCTGAGCTCCCCCTCTGTAAGCACACAAGCAGAGTGTGAAATAAACCCATCTCCAGTGCAAGTGTGCCTCAAGGGTCAGTCTTCATTCTCGTCCTAAATAGGCGGGGTCCTATTTTTTGCTTCCAACTCTCACTTTGCTCCTGAACTTTTCCCCATTGTCCCTGTCTCCCAGCCCATAGGCAGGCAGCCTAACTGCTCCTTTGGCAACGACGACTGCTTGGCTCTGGGCCAGGAGGCACTAAGGCTGGGGACCAGAGACAGGCGCTTGAGGAAGGCTGCAGAGGGTGGGATGGAACTCCTCCGAACGCCTCCTGCAGTGTGCTGGACTCTAGGGAAAAATGGCCAGTGAGTCTGCCTCCTCCAGCCACCTAGGGAACTCCTAGGAGGGAAAGGTCCCAGACCTCAGGCCTGTGGGCGAGCGGGAATGTGTTTTAAGAGAGGGAGTCAATGCTGACTGCCTTTCCTCCAGGTGCTCTAGCTGCTTCTCTAGCTGCTTCTCTGAGCCCTACCACATCTCTGGGCTGTAGGGGAGTTCTCTGTCCTCCGCTCTGACCTAGGCTGGAGGTAGGGCCATTCTGCCCTGCTGCTCTTGGTACACATGGGACAGCAGTGGGCACAGGCCtctgtcttccttctctcctttcctgttTCAGAAGCCATCTGGGTCATAAAAGCCAAGGTGTGAAGGGACCCCAGGCTTCCCAGAGAGTGCTGGTTCGGCTGGGAACACGGGCTGTGGGGAGAAAGTGGAAACCAGGACTAGAGGGCTCAGGGACACAGCTCCTGGATGGGGTGGTGGAGACAGGTCTCTGTCCCTAAGGACTTCGAGCTCACCCAGCCCAGAGACAAGTTAACACTGGTTTATCTGTCCAATGACATGCCAGTCTGGTGGAATCAGACAGGGCTagcaggaggctcaggcagaggTGTCGAAAAGGCGATCGATCATGTCGCCCACCTGCTCCACGCCATACTTGATGTACTTCTCTGGGTTCTTGGTGAAGGGTACGCTGCCGAACCTGAGGGGGCACTGTGGTCAGGGGACGGAGGGCCACCCTCCCCAGCTCCACCCTCAGCCTAAGGCACTCCTGACAGTCTCTTGGAAGGGGTGGCCCTGAGTGATTCCCTGTCTGGTCCCGCCCCAAAGCCCAGGGCACTGGATCTGCTGCCTAAACCCCCCACCCTTCTCCTTTTTCCCTTGAGGAAGAGGAGCTTGAAGAGGCCCACTGGGGCTGTGGGCAGCACAGGCTGGGAGAGGGAAATGGAAGGCTCACTTCTGTAGAAAGGCCCCGTAGGTCTCCTTGACAATGGTCTTTTGGGCCTGGCGAATCCTGTCCCTCTGCTCTGTGTCTGGAATAGCCCAGGCCTTCTGGATTTTGCACAGTTCTTCGAGGCCATCATTGAAGCCCTGGCCACcaaaaaggtgaaaaaggaagGGACCCAGAGACAAACATTTTGGATGTGTGTTGCCTCAACAGTAGCAGCAAGCAGTGGAGGGGAGAGGACCCCGACTCACCTTAAAACGTTCCTTGATAATCTGCCGCTCCTTGTCCCGGAGCTGGGAAGCCAGGAGAGACGGCAAAGAAAGCTCACTTTAGAGCCCAGTGGCCTGCCCCCACTCTTCCCCAGACCCCCTTGGCCTGGGCCTCTCTCCTGTGTCCTGATGGACGCATGCATCCTTTGCTCTCTGATCCCAGGGGGATGCTTGTCCACTTTTTCACCGAGACACGACAAAAAGTATCCCATCCGCTAGACACCCCTTCCCAGCCCAGGCCTTGAGCCCACCTTGACTCCCGGCTGGAACACAGGTAGATTCTTCTCTGCGATGTAATCGGTCACCTTTAACCAACTGCCAGACAGAAAGAGAAGTGTGAGGGCAGGGGGGGCCTACCTCAGTggcctggcttgtttcatttgCTAAATCTCTGGATCTACTTGGTGGGTGGTGGTAGGAAGGGATATGGGTCACACCTAAGCAAAACAACACATTTTCTTCCTGGGAATAGAAAATCTTTAAACTGGTCACTTTCTGAGAAAACGTAAGGAAACACTTGAGTGTTCAATAAATTGAACAAATACCATC encodes:
- the ZACN gene encoding zinc-activated ligand-gated ion channel, with protein sequence MMNLWPLLHLTFLGFSITWPLVHGQGFQETAAVWPSLFNVSLPQKAQESIQIPNNGSAPLLVDVQVFVSNVFNVDILRYTMSSMLLLKLSWLDTRLAWNTSAHPRHAVTLPWDSLWTPRLTILEALWVDWRDQSPQVRVDQDGHVKLNLALTTETNCNFELLHFPRDHSNCSLSFYALSNTAMELEFQTHAVNEIVSVKREYVVYDLKTQVPPQQLVPCFQVKMSLKNTALKSIIALLVPAEALLLADVCGGLLPLRAIERIGYKVTLLLGYLVFHSSLVQALPSSSSCNPLLIYYFTILLLLLFLSTMETVLLAGLLARSSLGAKSSPSPAPRGEQQEHGNPGPHPEESPRGVKGSQRSWPETADRIFFLVYVVGVLCSQFIFAGIWMWAACKSGPAPGEAAPHGRRPRP